The following proteins are encoded in a genomic region of Streptomyces collinus Tu 365:
- the ffh gene encoding signal recognition particle protein encodes MFDTLSDRLSATFKNLRGKGRLSEADVDATAREIRIALLEADVALPVVRSFIKNLKERALGAEVSRALNPAQQVLKIVNEELVTILGGETRRLRFAKQPPTVIMLAGLQGAGKTTLAGKLGKWLKDQGHSPLLVAADLQRPNAVNQLSVVADRAGVAVYAPEPGNGVGDPVKVAKDSIDFAKSKVHDIVIVDTAGRLGIDQEMMQQAADIRDAVSPDEILFVVDAMIGQDAVNTAEAFRDGVGFDGVVLSKLDGDARGGAALSIRQITGKPIMFASNGEKLDDFDAFHPDRMASRILDMGDLLTLIEQAEKTFSQEEAAQMASKLASKKGQDFTLDDFLAQMEQVRKMGSISKLLGMLPGMGQIKDQIQNIDERDVDRTAAIIKSMTPVERQDPTIINGSRRARIAKGSGVEVSAVKNLVERFFEARKMMSRMAQGGGIPGMPGIPGMGGGPGRSKKQPKKAKGKQRSGNPMKRKQQELEDAQRREAAGQGGAFGLPQQGGQDFELPDEFKKFMG; translated from the coding sequence GTGTTCGACACTCTCTCCGATCGCCTGTCAGCGACTTTCAAGAACCTGCGCGGCAAGGGACGGCTCTCCGAGGCGGATGTCGACGCCACGGCACGTGAGATCCGTATCGCGCTCCTCGAAGCGGACGTGGCGCTGCCCGTCGTGCGTTCCTTCATCAAGAACCTGAAGGAGCGCGCGCTCGGCGCCGAGGTCTCCCGGGCGCTGAACCCGGCCCAGCAGGTCCTGAAGATCGTCAACGAGGAACTGGTCACCATCCTCGGCGGCGAGACCCGGCGGCTGCGCTTCGCCAAGCAGCCCCCCACCGTCATCATGCTGGCGGGTCTCCAGGGTGCCGGTAAGACCACCCTGGCGGGCAAGCTCGGCAAGTGGCTCAAGGACCAGGGCCACTCGCCGCTGCTGGTCGCCGCCGACCTCCAGCGCCCGAACGCCGTCAACCAGCTCAGCGTCGTCGCCGACCGCGCCGGCGTCGCCGTCTACGCCCCGGAGCCGGGCAACGGCGTGGGCGACCCGGTCAAGGTCGCCAAGGACTCCATCGACTTCGCGAAGTCCAAGGTCCACGACATCGTGATCGTGGACACCGCCGGCCGTCTCGGCATCGACCAGGAGATGATGCAGCAGGCCGCGGACATCCGCGACGCCGTCTCCCCGGACGAGATCCTGTTCGTCGTCGACGCGATGATCGGCCAGGACGCCGTCAACACCGCCGAGGCCTTCCGCGACGGCGTCGGCTTCGACGGCGTGGTCCTCTCCAAGCTCGACGGTGACGCCCGCGGTGGTGCGGCGCTCTCGATCCGCCAGATCACCGGCAAGCCGATCATGTTCGCGTCGAACGGCGAGAAGCTGGACGACTTCGACGCGTTCCACCCGGACCGGATGGCCTCCCGCATCCTCGACATGGGTGACCTGCTCACCCTGATCGAGCAGGCGGAGAAGACCTTCAGCCAGGAAGAGGCCGCTCAGATGGCCTCGAAGCTGGCGTCCAAGAAGGGCCAGGACTTCACCCTGGACGACTTCCTGGCCCAGATGGAGCAGGTCCGCAAGATGGGCTCCATCTCCAAGCTGCTCGGCATGCTCCCGGGCATGGGCCAGATCAAGGACCAGATCCAGAACATCGACGAGCGTGACGTCGACCGCACCGCCGCGATCATCAAGTCGATGACCCCGGTCGAGCGCCAGGACCCGACGATCATCAACGGCTCCCGCCGCGCCCGTATCGCCAAGGGCTCGGGCGTCGAGGTCAGCGCGGTGAAGAACCTGGTCGAGCGGTTCTTCGAGGCTCGCAAGATGATGTCCCGGATGGCCCAGGGCGGCGGCATCCCCGGCATGCCGGGGATCCCGGGCATGGGCGGCGGCCCCGGCCGGAGCAAGAAGCAGCCGAAGAAGGCCAAGGGCAAGCAGCGCTCCGGCAACCCGATGAAGCGCAAGCAGCAGGAGCTGGAGGACGCCCAGCGCCGCGAGGCGGCGGGCCAGGGCGGCGCCTTCGGCCTGCCCCAGCAGGGCGGTCAGGACTTCGAACTGCCGGACGAGTTCAAGAAGTTCATGGGCTGA
- the ftsH gene encoding ATP-dependent zinc metalloprotease FtsH encodes MSNAAPPRQAPDQPWRAEGTPDEPPRRSGGPRLRGGRWWGLLVTAVIVFLLAYFGLNYLGQGNEPTISYTEFSREVGAGNVATIYSKGDAIQGQLKSPRANPEGGGTYSKFRTQRPAFATDKLWQELSSHGVTVTARPVVQERSFLSNLLISLIPIVILAAVWIFFARRIGAGLGGAGGMFGRKPPPKPVGPRPDSKRTTFADVAGIDEVKGELDDVVDFLEHPDAYRRMGAKLPRGVLLAGQPGTGKTLLARAVAGEAGVPFFSASASEFIEMIVGVGASRVRELFAEARKVAPSIIFIDEIDTIGRARGSGASMSGHDEREQTLNQILTEMDGFSGSEGVIVIAATNRADILDPALTRPGRFDRVVNVAPPDRGGREAILRIHTRDIPLAPDVDLPQMARVTPGMTGADLANLANEAALLAVKRKQDQVTAGDLSEALEKVQLGAERTLVMPEEDRRRTAYHESGHALLGMLQPGADPVRKITIVPRGRALGVTMSTPEVERYAHSEEYLRGRIIGALGGMAAEDVVYGVVTTGAENDLEQVTNIARGMVARWGMSERVGRLSALPSDAQQAYGLAAAPHTLDVIDGEMRRIVDECYEEALHKLREHRGRLDALAGALLESETLEEAEAYRIAGIPRLAKESETA; translated from the coding sequence ATGAGCAATGCCGCGCCGCCACGCCAGGCCCCTGACCAGCCGTGGCGCGCCGAGGGCACACCGGACGAGCCGCCGAGGCGGTCCGGGGGCCCGAGACTGCGCGGCGGCCGGTGGTGGGGTCTGCTCGTCACCGCGGTGATCGTCTTCCTGCTCGCCTACTTCGGCCTGAACTACCTCGGCCAGGGCAACGAGCCGACGATCTCGTACACCGAGTTCAGCCGGGAGGTCGGCGCCGGCAACGTCGCCACGATCTACTCCAAGGGCGACGCGATCCAGGGGCAGCTCAAGAGCCCCCGCGCCAACCCCGAAGGCGGCGGCACCTACAGCAAGTTCAGGACGCAGCGGCCGGCCTTCGCGACCGACAAGCTGTGGCAGGAGCTCAGCAGCCACGGCGTCACGGTGACCGCGCGACCGGTGGTGCAGGAGCGCAGCTTCCTGTCCAACCTGCTGATCTCGCTCATCCCCATCGTGATCCTCGCCGCGGTCTGGATCTTCTTCGCCCGGCGGATCGGAGCGGGACTGGGCGGGGCCGGCGGCATGTTCGGCCGGAAACCGCCGCCCAAACCGGTCGGGCCCCGCCCCGACAGCAAACGCACCACCTTCGCGGACGTGGCCGGGATCGACGAGGTCAAGGGCGAACTGGACGACGTCGTCGACTTCCTGGAGCACCCCGACGCCTACCGCAGGATGGGCGCCAAACTGCCCCGCGGGGTGCTGCTCGCGGGCCAGCCCGGCACCGGCAAGACCCTGCTGGCCCGCGCGGTCGCCGGCGAGGCGGGCGTGCCGTTCTTCTCCGCCTCGGCGTCCGAGTTCATCGAGATGATCGTCGGTGTCGGCGCGTCCCGGGTCCGCGAGCTGTTCGCCGAGGCCCGCAAGGTGGCGCCGTCCATCATCTTCATCGACGAGATCGACACCATCGGACGGGCGCGCGGCAGCGGCGCCTCGATGAGCGGCCACGACGAGCGCGAGCAGACGCTGAACCAGATCCTCACGGAGATGGACGGCTTCTCGGGCTCCGAGGGCGTGATCGTCATCGCCGCGACCAACCGCGCGGACATCCTCGACCCGGCACTGACCCGGCCGGGCCGCTTCGACCGGGTGGTCAACGTGGCCCCGCCGGACCGCGGCGGACGCGAGGCGATCCTGCGGATCCACACCCGGGACATCCCGCTCGCCCCCGACGTGGACCTGCCCCAGATGGCACGGGTGACCCCCGGTATGACAGGTGCGGATCTGGCCAATCTCGCCAACGAGGCCGCCCTGCTCGCGGTCAAGCGCAAGCAGGACCAGGTGACCGCCGGCGACCTGTCCGAGGCGCTGGAGAAGGTGCAGCTCGGCGCCGAACGCACCCTCGTGATGCCCGAGGAGGACCGCCGCCGCACCGCCTACCACGAGAGCGGCCACGCCCTCCTCGGCATGCTCCAGCCGGGCGCCGACCCCGTCCGCAAGATCACCATCGTGCCGCGCGGCCGGGCCCTCGGCGTGACAATGTCCACCCCCGAGGTGGAGCGCTACGCGCACTCGGAGGAGTACCTGCGCGGCCGCATCATCGGCGCCCTCGGCGGAATGGCCGCGGAGGACGTCGTGTACGGCGTCGTCACCACGGGCGCCGAGAACGACCTCGAGCAGGTCACCAACATCGCGCGCGGGATGGTGGCCCGCTGGGGCATGAGCGAGCGCGTCGGCCGCCTGTCCGCCCTCCCGAGCGACGCCCAGCAGGCGTACGGCCTCGCGGCAGCCCCCCACACCCTCGACGTGATCGACGGGGAGATGCGCCGGATCGTCGACGAGTGCTACGAGGAGGCCCTCCACAAGCTCCGCGAGCACCGCGGCCGGCTCGACGCCCTGGCCGGGGCGCTCCTGGAGAGCGAGACGCTGGAGGAGGCGGAGGCCTACCGGATCGCCGGCATCCCGCGCCTGGCCAAGGAGTCCGAGACGGCGTGA